A stretch of the Vanacampus margaritifer isolate UIUO_Vmar chromosome 6, RoL_Vmar_1.0, whole genome shotgun sequence genome encodes the following:
- the scamp5a gene encoding secretory carrier-associated membrane protein 5 — protein MAENNFPPLPRFIPLKPCFYQDFNEIPDQRRTMCKRLYYLWILNSATLAVNLIGCLAWMCGGGGATNFGMAFLWLILFTPCSYVCWFRPIYKAFKTDSSFNFMAFFFVFMAQVVISIIQTVGIPGWGVCGWLATITFFSTNIGSAVVMLIPTIMFTAVAVLSFIALSKVHNFYRGSGGSLGKAQEEWATGAWKNPHVQQAAQQAAMGAAEGAMQQNQYSAAPTYNYDDPM, from the exons ATGGCAG AGAACAACTTTCCTCCCTTGCCTCGATTCATCCCCCTCAAGCCGTGCTTTTACCAAGATTTCAATGAGATCCCCGACCAGCGTCGCACCATGTGCAAGCGGCTCTACTACCTGTGGATCT TGAATAGTGCCACACTGGCTGTTAATCTGATTGGCTGCCTGGCGTGGATGTGTGGCGGAGGCGGGGCCACCAATTTCGGCATGGCCTTCTTGTGGCTCATCCTCTTCACTCCTTGTTCATACGTGTGCTGGTTCAGGCCCATCTACAAGGCCTTCAA GACGGACAGCTCGTTCAACTTCATGGCgttcttcttcgtcttcatgGCCCAGGTTGTGATCAGTATTATCCAGACTGTCGGCATTCCGGGTTGGGGAGTATG CGGCTGGCTGGCCACCATCACCTTCTTCAGCACCAACATCGGCTCAGCCGTGGTCATGCTGATCCCCACCATCATGTTTACCGCAGTGGCGGTGCTCTCCTTCATCGCCCTCTCCAAG GTGCATAACTTCTACCGTGGCAGTGGTGGCAGCCTGGGGAAAGCCCAGGAGGAGTGGGCCACCGGGGCCTGGAAAAACCCCCACGTCCAGCAGGCGGCTCAGCAGGCTGCGATGGGGGCCGCCGAGGGAGCCATGCAGCAGAACCAGTACTCGGCAGCGCCCACATATAACTATGACGACCCCATGTAG
- the nvl gene encoding nuclear valosin-containing protein-like: MKNRGAGYLDVRLKQRLEQYLASSSEYVDLCSMALELQKQYRMEYGRRNKTAFRIQVEKVYRAIKMESGLNDLEKAHLTKRAKHIDESSDDSCSSSEDILAGTNPTHMNNSLTSLYRKGTSDCTYSTVGELPEASKVPTGGWFIDRGKGSAKTDFVIDLSEDQPGDKVTKKKSKKSLKRKKSDENAETLTTSKKGIPLAKSTSPKLQYPTLKFEDVGGNEDTLTDVCRLLIHMRHPEIYQQLGMVPPRGFLLHGPPGCGKTLLAQAVAGELDLPLLKVSAPELVSGVSGESEQKLRELFDLAMTSAPCILFIDEIDAITPKRETASKDMERRIVAQLLTCMDDMNSLTSATQVMVIGATNRPDSLDPALRRAGRFDREICLGIPDEQSRLKILKTLCRKLKIAEDFDYGKVAHFTPGYVGADLMALCREAAMNAVNRVLLVVKGPEKSKTNILNDDNLPLGTEAVTNDDGGENLCKGSPPKNATSETEDVHQDNSGREDLPGDLGLLLHLLKNTNALPEHELASLTIIMSDFEAALSSVQPSAKREGFATVPNVTWDDVGALHEIREELTMAILAPVRSPEQFKALGLSAPSGVLLAGPPGCGKTLLAKAVANESGLNFISVKGPELLNMYVGESERAVRQIFQRGSNSAPCVIFFDEIDALCPRRSGHESGASIRVVNQLLTEMDGLETRRQVFIMAATNRPDIIDPAILRPGRLDKTLYVGMPPPADRHAILLTITKNGSKPQLEQDVSLEEIAYDERCDCFTGADLTALVREASVNALKAYLTSRCMQPSSSGHTFSSGPVADIRVSKKNVEDAFIKIRPSVSKKDRMMYEQLKATLSG; encoded by the coding sequence atgaAGAACCGAGGTGCTGGCTACCTGGATGTTCGGCTCAAACAGAGATTGGAGCAGTATTTGGCCTCCAGCAGTGAGTATGTGGATCTGTGCTCTATGGCACTAGAACTTCAAAAACAGTACAGAATGGAATATGGTAGAAGAAATAAGACGGCATTTCGAATTCAAGTAGAGAAAGTATACCGAGCAATAAAAATGGAGTCCGGGCTGAATGATCTGGAAAAAGCCCACCTGACCAAGCGAGCCAAGCACATCGATGAATCTAGCGACGACAGCTGCAGCAGTTCCGAAGATATCCTGGCGGGTACGAACCCCACTCACATGAACAACTCTCTTACATCTCTATACCGGAAAGGAACATCTGATTGCACCTACTCGACTGTTGGAGAGCTGCCCGAGGCAAGCAAAGTCCCCACAGGAGGTTGGTTCATTGATCGAGGCAAAGGTTCTGCGAAGACGGACTTCGTCATTGATCTAAGTGAAGATCAGCCTGGCGATaaagtaaccaaaaaaaaaagtaaaaagtcgctaaaaagaaaaaagagtgaTGAAAATGCAGAGACCCTGACGACGAGCAAGAAAGGAATTCCTTTGGCCAAATCGACATCACCGAAGCTGCAGTATCCCACGCTGAAGTTTGAAGATGTTGGCGGTAATGAAGACACACTGACGGACGTTTGTAGGCTTCTCATCCACATGCGGCACCCTGAGATATACCAGCAGCTAGGAATGGTTCCTCCCAGGGGTTTTCTCCTTCACGGACCTCCTGGTTGTGGTAAGACCCTGCTTGCCCAAGCTGTGGCAGGAGAACTGGACCTGCCCTTGCTGAAGGTCTCTGCTCCAGAATTAGTGTCTGGAGTATCTGGCGAGTCCGAACAGAAGCTCAGGGAACTGTTTGACCTTGCCATGACCTCAGCTCCGTGTATCCTATTTATTGATGAGATAGATGCCATCACGCCGAAGAGAGAAACGGCCTCCAAAGACATGGAAAGGAGGATTGTAGCTCAGCTCCTCACCTGCATGGATGATATGAACAGTCTGACATCTGCAACGCAAGTAATGGTCATCGGTGCTACCAATAGGCCGGACTCGCTTGACCCCGCGCTGCGTCGGGCCGGCCGCTTTGACAGAGAGATATGCCTTGGTATCCCAGATGAACAATCTCGTCTCAAGATTTTGAAGACTTTGTGCCGTAAACTGAAGATAGCAGAAGATTTTGACTATGGCAAAGTGGCCCATTTCACCCCGGGTTACGTGGGCGCCGACCTCATGGCACTTTGCCGCGAAGCTGCCATGAATGCGGTCAACAGGGTTCTGTTGGTAGTGAAAGGACCAGAGAAGAGCAAAACCAACATCCTCAACGACGACAACTTGCCACTTGGGACCGAAGCCGTGACAAACGATGACGGTGGTGAAAACCTTTGTAAAGGATCACCTCCAAAGAACGCAACCTCCGAAACGGAGGATGTTCATCAGGATAACTCGGGACGTGAGGATCTGCCGGGTGACTTGGGGCTCCTGCTGCATTTGCTGAAGAACACAAATGCTTTACCTGAGCATGAGCTGGCCAGCCTCACTATCATCATGTCCGACTTCGAGGCGGCTCTTTCCAGTGTGCAGCCTTCAGCCAAGAGGGAGGGTTTTGCCACTGTGCCCAATGTCACCTGGGATGACGTGGGAGCCCTTCACGAAATACGGGAAGAACTTACAATGGCCATCTTGGCTCCAGTCCGTTCTCCTGAGCAGTTCAAGGCTCTGGGGTTGAGCGCTCCATCGGGAGTGCTGCTGGCTGGTCCCCCAGGCTGCGGGAAAACCCTTCTTGCGAAGGCGGTGGCTAATGAGTCAGGCCTCAACTTCATATCCGTGAAAGGCCCGGAGCTCCTGAACATGTACGTCGGCGAAAGCGAGCGGGCTGTCAGGCAAATCTTCCAACGGGGCAGCAATTCTGCTCCTTGCGTCATCTTCTTTGATGAGATTGACGCTTTATGCCCTCGACGTTCAGGCCACGAGTCGGGAGCCAGCATACGTGTGGTTAACCAGTTGCTAACAGAAATGGATGGCTTGGAAACTCGGCGGCAAGTCTTCATCATGGCCGCCACCAACAGACCCGATATCATCGATCCTGCTATACTGAGACCGGGTCGCCTGGATAAAACCTTGTATGTGGGTATGCCGCCTCCAGCTGACCGCCATGCAATTCTGCTTACCATTACAAAGAATGGAAGCAAACCTCAGCTGGAACAAGACGTCAGTCTGGAGGAGATTGCGTATGACGAACGCTGTGACTGCTTCACCGGTGCTGACCTGACTGCGTTGGTGAGGGAAGCGTCAGTTAACGCTCTCAAGGCCTACCTGACGTCTCGTTGTATGCAACCATCTTCCTCTGGTCACACTTTCTCCTCTGGACCTGTCGCGGATATCCGAGTGAGCAAAAAGAACGTGGAAGATGCGTTTATAAAAATTCGGCCATCCGTGTCAAAAAAGGACCGGATGATGTATGAGCAGCTGAAAGCCACACTAAGTGGATAA